One window of Nostoc sp. C052 genomic DNA carries:
- the cas12k gene encoding type V CRISPR-associated protein Cas12k (Type V-K CRISPR systems have also been known as with the large Cas12k protein, has also been known as type V-U5, and Cas12k as C2c5.): MSMITIQSRLTASESVRQQLWKLMAQANTPLINELLQQVPQHPDFEKWRQKGKLPATAILQLCEPLKTDPRFVGQPASFYMSAIHVVDYIYKSWLAVQKLLRASLEGQMRWLAMLKSDAELVEISGQTLQVIRTKAAEMLTDCITVSGFDSTPKRTKSKKSQKLSSSNSSSNLKNTLFQAYRETDDIITRCVISYLLKNGCKVSEKEEDSEKFTQRRRKVEIQIERLSEQLTSRIPKGRDLLNAKWLETLLVATTTVPQDEAQAKHWQNILLSQPSSLPFPLVFETNEYMVWSKNQKGRLCIQFNGLSDLTFEVYCDTRQLHWFQRFLKDQQTKRNSKNQHSSSLFTLRNGRLAWQQGEEKGEPWNVNHLILYCTIDTRLWTSQGTEQVRQEKAAEIGKVITRMKEKNDLSKTQQAFIKRKQSTLARIDNSFERPSKT, translated from the coding sequence ATGAGTATGATTACTATTCAAAGTCGCCTTACTGCCAGTGAATCAGTGCGCCAACAACTCTGGAAGTTGATGGCACAGGCAAATACGCCCCTAATTAACGAATTGCTGCAACAGGTTCCTCAGCACCCCGACTTCGAGAAGTGGCGACAAAAAGGCAAACTTCCTGCCACTGCTATTCTTCAATTATGTGAACCATTGAAAACAGATCCTCGCTTTGTCGGTCAGCCCGCTAGTTTCTATATGTCAGCAATTCATGTTGTAGACTACATCTACAAATCTTGGCTAGCCGTACAGAAACTTTTACGAGCATCGCTAGAGGGTCAAATGCGCTGGCTAGCAATGCTCAAAAGTGATGCCGAATTAGTAGAAATCAGTGGACAAACCTTACAGGTGATTCGTACTAAAGCAGCCGAAATGCTGACTGATTGCATTACAGTATCTGGCTTTGATAGTACACCGAAAAGGACAAAGAGCAAAAAGTCTCAAAAATTATCTTCATCAAACAGTAGCTCCAACTTAAAAAATACCCTTTTTCAGGCTTACCGCGAAACAGACGACATAATAACACGCTGCGTCATTAGTTACTTGCTCAAGAATGGCTGTAAAGTCAGTGAAAAAGAGGAAGATTCAGAGAAATTTACTCAACGTCGGCGCAAAGTCGAAATTCAGATTGAAAGACTCTCTGAACAACTTACTAGCCGCATACCTAAAGGTCGAGACTTGCTCAATGCAAAATGGTTAGAGACGCTCTTGGTTGCTACTACGACAGTTCCTCAAGACGAGGCTCAAGCCAAGCACTGGCAGAATATTCTGTTAAGCCAACCCAGTTCTCTCCCCTTTCCTCTGGTCTTTGAAACCAACGAATACATGGTTTGGTCAAAGAACCAAAAAGGACGGTTGTGCATTCAATTTAACGGCTTGAGCGATCTTACCTTTGAGGTTTATTGCGACACTCGCCAACTTCATTGGTTTCAACGCTTTTTGAAAGACCAACAGACTAAACGCAACAGCAAAAATCAACATTCCAGTAGCTTGTTCACCCTCAGAAATGGTCGTCTAGCTTGGCAACAAGGCGAGGAGAAAGGCGAACCTTGGAATGTGAACCACTTAATTCTCTACTGCACTATTGACACTCGCTTGTGGACTTCCCAAGGAACAGAACAAGTCAGACAAGAAAAAGCTGCTGAGATTGGTAAAGTCATCACTCGAATGAAAGAAAAGAATGACCTCAGCAAAACACAACAAGCTTTTATCAAGCGCAAACAATCTACACTGGCTAGAATTGATAATTCCTTTGAACGTCCTAGTAAAACCTGA
- a CDS encoding IS982 family transposase, translated as MFSLEFLFCHVDDFCKAFESQWHKKLLVHGGIRRIRARSLCLSEIMTILIAFHQNHYRNFKHFYLNHVKQQWSCAFPGLPSYQRFIEWIPSTLIPLCVYLKHCFGRCTGIGFIDSTCLKVCHNRRISRHKVFEGLASRGKTSVDWFFGFKLHLVVNELGQLLNVVLTPGNIDDRQPVPDLLSDLFGKIFGDRGYVSQKLASQLLQEFGIKFFAKPRRNMRNHLMHLHDKLLSRKRSIIETINDQLKNISQIEHSRHRSPVNFCVNVLCGLIAYCHQPKKPSLQMEWLLPQSA; from the coding sequence ATGTTTAGTTTAGAATTTTTGTTCTGTCATGTAGATGATTTTTGTAAGGCGTTTGAAAGCCAATGGCACAAAAAGCTGTTGGTACATGGAGGAATAAGACGGATTCGGGCTAGAAGTCTGTGTTTGAGTGAAATAATGACGATACTGATTGCATTTCATCAAAATCACTACCGGAATTTCAAGCATTTTTATTTGAATCATGTCAAACAGCAATGGAGTTGTGCTTTTCCGGGACTTCCGAGTTATCAACGATTCATTGAATGGATACCATCAACCTTGATACCTTTGTGCGTTTACCTGAAGCATTGTTTTGGACGGTGTACGGGTATCGGTTTTATCGATTCAACATGTCTGAAGGTCTGCCATAATCGTCGGATTTCTCGGCATAAGGTTTTTGAAGGTTTAGCCTCTCGTGGAAAGACTTCTGTGGATTGGTTTTTCGGGTTTAAGCTTCATCTTGTCGTCAATGAACTTGGTCAACTCTTAAATGTGGTTCTTACTCCTGGTAATATTGATGACCGTCAACCAGTTCCTGATTTACTCAGTGATCTGTTTGGCAAAATATTTGGCGATCGCGGATATGTCTCTCAAAAACTGGCTTCTCAACTTTTGCAAGAGTTCGGCATTAAATTTTTTGCCAAACCCCGTCGCAACATGAGAAACCATCTGATGCATCTCCATGACAAGCTCTTATCCCGTAAACGCTCCATTATTGAGACTATTAACGATCAACTCAAGAATATTTCTCAAATCGAACATTCTAGACACCGAAGCCCTGTTAATTTCTGCGTTAACGTTCTGTGCGGATTAATCGCTTATTGCCATCAACCTAAGAAACCCAGCCTTCAGATGGAATGGCTTTTACCTCAATCTGCTTAA
- a CDS encoding TnsA endonuclease N-terminal domain-containing protein, with amino-acid sequence MLYDVEFQAWCNNLQLSQQQRDLVNQIRTSPPARKVQGGGRNVHGPYASSKMGRTIQFESHTVELPAITQFYEYDDQVLEYWDQPIKFSIKCSPQGKQATTIGHYPDFFVMRKDCCGFEEWKTEKRLEKLSEEQPYRYQKIERQWVDVIVQEYIENLGYYYRLRSDNEIDWVKYRNQKYLQPYKQGYLKQQYILNDQVEANVQEIIVNYPGINLITVLEKAKNATIDDINTLIALEKVYVNLSEVALVEQEKVHLFRDQATAEAYITATHDYCEPVSSNVSIVDLKAGSSFLLDGKSLTIDHIGESKIIFRGEQGIVRWTYAEFEQLIELGEISSLQTENHTTLGEEGWQYFLEASPKALETANSRYAAIKPYLEGEPYNSKKCDLSERTLRDWRAKYRKAQQKYGCGFIGLIPQYKGNPTPRYSDEDLEFIDQVIKEQYETFKLKNVWQTYEVLRDKWQESGRISPIPSHTLYYERVKKRNSYQQTKKRMGFRAANNLLGPWLIQPTTPRHGDRPFEIVHIDHTKLDVECICPYSGKNLGRPWVTGMIDAYSRRILALYLTFDNPSYRSCMMAIRICVQRFGRFPECIVVDNGKEFSSTYFETLLARFEASKKHRPKDYPKFSSIIERWFGSQNTEFINNLRGNTQIMKHVRFVKKANNPKNLAVWNLEELYNYLAFGYAYGVYDKAEHPALEGMSPHKAFELGLATTGHRPHQYIKYDEQFKILTLPTNNKGMAKVIPGQGIRVNYQNYWADEFYSVENQSIPVRYDPLDYGVTYAYVNNHWVKCLSNYYMKFQGHSEKAVAIATTICRRKRQIYNQSQYVGSKEIVDLLNNAEENEELILQIRRDQSAKLVFNLIEGNLSSAVLLNISNTEQHLSQDSQTIEEENLDLIDLKEDNLQPNLPKKFNPDDIRAFAEEELW; translated from the coding sequence ATGCTCTATGATGTCGAGTTTCAAGCATGGTGTAATAATTTGCAGCTCTCCCAACAACAAAGAGATTTGGTTAACCAAATTAGGACTTCCCCACCTGCTCGTAAAGTCCAAGGAGGAGGAAGAAACGTTCATGGTCCCTATGCTAGCTCAAAGATGGGTAGAACGATTCAATTTGAGTCTCATACTGTTGAATTACCCGCTATTACTCAATTTTATGAATATGACGACCAAGTTTTAGAATATTGGGATCAACCGATTAAATTCAGTATCAAATGTTCACCACAAGGTAAACAAGCCACAACTATTGGCCATTATCCCGATTTCTTTGTAATGAGAAAGGATTGTTGTGGTTTTGAAGAGTGGAAAACAGAGAAAAGACTGGAAAAACTTAGTGAGGAACAGCCTTATCGGTATCAAAAAATAGAAAGACAATGGGTGGATGTCATTGTTCAAGAATATATCGAAAACTTAGGATATTATTATCGTCTTCGCTCAGATAATGAAATCGATTGGGTCAAATATCGCAATCAGAAATATTTACAACCCTACAAACAAGGATATTTAAAGCAACAATATATCCTTAATGACCAAGTAGAAGCCAATGTTCAAGAGATTATCGTCAATTATCCCGGTATTAACCTCATCACCGTGCTTGAGAAGGCGAAAAATGCCACTATTGATGATATTAATACCTTAATTGCCCTCGAAAAAGTCTATGTGAATTTAAGCGAAGTAGCTTTGGTGGAACAAGAGAAAGTTCATCTATTCCGTGACCAAGCTACTGCCGAAGCTTATATCACGGCCACTCATGATTATTGTGAACCTGTATCCAGCAATGTGTCGATAGTTGATCTTAAAGCGGGGTCATCATTTTTGTTAGATGGAAAAAGCCTCACCATTGACCATATAGGGGAAAGTAAAATCATTTTTAGAGGAGAACAAGGAATTGTTCGCTGGACTTATGCAGAATTTGAACAATTAATCGAATTAGGGGAAATTAGTAGTCTTCAGACAGAAAACCACACAACTCTAGGTGAGGAAGGATGGCAATACTTTCTAGAGGCCAGTCCTAAAGCCTTAGAAACTGCAAATTCTCGTTATGCAGCTATTAAGCCTTATTTAGAGGGAGAGCCTTATAATTCTAAAAAATGCGATTTATCAGAACGAACTTTACGCGACTGGAGAGCAAAATATCGAAAAGCCCAACAAAAATACGGATGTGGGTTTATTGGCTTAATTCCCCAATACAAAGGCAATCCAACCCCTCGTTATTCTGATGAAGATTTAGAATTTATTGATCAAGTGATTAAAGAACAATATGAAACTTTTAAACTAAAAAATGTTTGGCAGACGTATGAAGTTTTAAGGGATAAATGGCAGGAATCGGGACGAATTTCTCCTATTCCTAGTCATACCCTTTATTACGAGAGAGTGAAAAAACGAAATAGTTATCAACAAACTAAAAAACGAATGGGATTTCGTGCAGCAAATAATCTGTTGGGACCTTGGTTAATTCAACCTACGACCCCTCGTCATGGAGATCGCCCCTTTGAAATCGTTCATATTGACCACACAAAGCTTGATGTTGAGTGTATCTGCCCCTATAGTGGCAAAAATTTAGGCAGACCTTGGGTAACAGGCATGATTGATGCCTATAGTCGGAGGATTTTAGCTTTATACCTTACCTTTGATAATCCGAGTTACCGTTCTTGTATGATGGCTATTCGCATCTGTGTACAACGGTTTGGACGATTTCCTGAATGCATTGTTGTGGATAACGGAAAAGAGTTTAGTTCTACTTATTTTGAGACCTTGTTAGCGCGTTTTGAAGCCAGCAAAAAGCATCGTCCCAAGGATTACCCTAAATTTAGTTCAATTATTGAACGTTGGTTTGGCTCACAAAATACTGAATTTATTAATAACTTGAGGGGGAATACCCAAATTATGAAGCACGTCCGCTTCGTTAAAAAAGCAAATAATCCCAAGAATCTAGCTGTCTGGAATTTAGAAGAATTATATAATTATTTGGCATTTGGTTATGCTTATGGAGTTTATGATAAAGCAGAACATCCTGCTTTAGAAGGGATGTCTCCTCATAAGGCTTTTGAATTAGGGTTAGCTACAACCGGACATCGCCCTCATCAATATATTAAGTATGATGAGCAATTCAAGATTTTAACCTTGCCGACGAACAATAAGGGAATGGCCAAAGTTATTCCTGGTCAAGGAATTAGAGTCAACTATCAAAATTATTGGGCAGATGAATTTTACAGTGTTGAGAATCAATCTATTCCCGTTCGCTATGACCCACTAGATTATGGTGTTACTTATGCCTATGTTAATAATCATTGGGTAAAGTGTTTATCCAATTATTATATGAAGTTTCAAGGACATTCAGAGAAGGCAGTAGCAATAGCCACAACAATTTGCAGACGAAAACGGCAAATATATAATCAAAGTCAATATGTAGGTTCTAAAGAGATTGTTGACTTACTTAATAATGCGGAAGAAAATGAAGAATTAATACTACAAATCCGTCGAGATCAATCTGCTAAATTAGTTTTCAATTTAATTGAAGGAAACCTGAGTAGTGCGGTATTATTAAATATATCAAATACTGAACAGCATTTATCTCAAGATAGTCAAACAATAGAAGAAGAAAATCTAGATTTAATAGATTTAAAAGAGGATAATTTACAGCCTAATCTACCCAAAAAATTTAATCCTGATGATATTCGGGCTTTTGCTGAAGAGGAATTGTGGTAA
- a CDS encoding MerR family transcriptional regulator, which translates to MDEKFYTSTEAAEITNCTRRQLQYWREKGVVVPTVNITGKGRNVYYSKGDLLVLTVMEYLLSIGLNFEVCHTALEALREREAWLFDEFVPQEKMKQLMFLPTRSQEQPLKLAEFDKQVAVDALCQGETVIPFWSDRIHQRLQENLKNHTR; encoded by the coding sequence ATGGATGAAAAGTTCTATACAAGTACAGAAGCCGCTGAAATTACCAACTGCACTCGCAGGCAGTTGCAGTATTGGCGTGAAAAGGGAGTTGTTGTGCCAACGGTAAACATTACTGGCAAAGGTCGTAATGTTTACTACTCCAAAGGGGATCTGTTGGTGTTGACAGTGATGGAGTATCTGCTATCAATAGGTTTAAACTTTGAAGTTTGCCATACAGCATTAGAAGCATTGCGCGAAAGGGAAGCATGGTTATTTGATGAGTTTGTTCCTCAAGAAAAAATGAAGCAGCTAATGTTCTTACCTACTCGCTCCCAAGAGCAACCTTTGAAATTAGCAGAGTTTGACAAGCAAGTGGCAGTAGATGCCCTTTGTCAAGGAGAAACTGTGATACCTTTTTGGAGCGATCGTATTCATCAACGGTTACAGGAGAATCTTAAAAACCATACAAGATAA
- a CDS encoding DNA cytosine methyltransferase: MIKPACNPGSRVRYRANIKLSKEQDQQLNSSLYLGDEDTSLYGALTESRNDLRIVELFAGAGGMGVGFLMAGTQKKGFRIIHSAEINPIYLKSLETNYKYFSNNSANRLEDCIPSEFNPVDLTKRHDFQLVQEAVKKSDGVDLVIGGTPCQGFSQSNRSNWDAKNSYNQLVEYFIECSLELAPKAILLENVQGILWTPRSNKSKNKRKLTVVDYIARKFADAGYVLFPAVLDAAWYGVPQHRNRFFLLALHQDLGYTVDHFGEWGAFPLPTHGAMGTYNYVTVKEAIADLPIVANGEGRVIQDYDEPTQEQLSSNLFLQQMRQMATPDIIEGHVISKQADYVIERYRHIPAGGNWKNIRHMMTNYSDIDKTHSNIYRRLRWDEPSITIGNYRKSMIIHPEQNRGLSLREASRLQSLPDWFTFCGSTNNSQSLGIMHKQQQLANTVSFLLTLAIAQYILKL, translated from the coding sequence ATGATTAAGCCAGCTTGCAATCCAGGTTCAAGGGTTCGTTACAGAGCTAATATCAAATTATCTAAAGAACAAGATCAGCAACTTAATAGTTCTTTATATCTTGGAGATGAAGATACTTCTTTATATGGTGCGCTTACAGAGTCAAGAAATGATCTGCGTATAGTAGAGCTTTTTGCTGGGGCAGGCGGAATGGGAGTTGGTTTTCTGATGGCTGGTACTCAGAAAAAAGGATTTAGGATTATTCATTCTGCTGAAATTAACCCAATTTATCTAAAAAGCCTAGAAACTAATTATAAATATTTTTCAAATAACTCAGCTAATCGACTTGAAGACTGTATTCCTTCTGAGTTTAACCCTGTAGATTTAACGAAGCGGCATGATTTTCAACTTGTACAGGAAGCAGTGAAAAAATCAGATGGAGTGGATCTTGTTATTGGTGGAACGCCTTGTCAAGGTTTTTCACAATCTAATAGAAGTAATTGGGATGCGAAGAATAGTTATAATCAACTTGTTGAATATTTTATTGAATGTTCCTTAGAACTAGCACCGAAAGCAATTCTTTTAGAAAATGTGCAAGGTATTCTATGGACACCTCGTTCTAATAAAAGTAAGAATAAGCGCAAATTAACGGTAGTTGATTATATTGCAAGAAAATTTGCGGATGCTGGGTATGTTCTTTTTCCGGCAGTTCTAGATGCTGCTTGGTATGGAGTTCCACAACACCGGAATAGATTTTTCCTATTGGCATTGCACCAAGATTTAGGTTATACAGTTGATCACTTTGGAGAATGGGGAGCATTTCCATTACCTACACATGGAGCAATGGGTACATATAACTATGTAACAGTCAAAGAAGCAATTGCTGACCTGCCTATAGTTGCCAATGGCGAAGGCAGAGTTATTCAGGATTACGACGAACCTACACAGGAACAATTAAGCTCGAATCTGTTTTTGCAACAAATGCGCCAAATGGCAACTCCAGATATTATTGAAGGTCACGTTATTTCAAAACAAGCGGATTATGTAATTGAGCGGTATAGGCATATTCCGGCTGGTGGAAACTGGAAGAATATTCGACATATGATGACTAACTATTCTGATATAGATAAAACTCACAGTAATATCTACAGACGGCTAAGATGGGATGAACCTTCAATTACAATTGGCAATTATCGCAAAAGTATGATAATTCATCCAGAGCAAAATAGAGGATTATCATTGCGAGAAGCTAGTCGGCTACAGTCTCTTCCTGATTGGTTTACTTTTTGTGGTAGTACCAATAATTCTCAAAGTTTAGGTATTATGCACAAGCAACAACAATTAGCTAATACCGTTAGTTTCCTTCTAACCTTAGCAATAGCACAATACATACTAAAGCTTTAA
- a CDS encoding IS630 family transposase — protein MPAKNHLSEQQKERLLKTLKEHENPYVREKILILLLMNDGKTYHEISKFLDIAYPTVAYWAVHGDPDNLESFLDGRREGNFRKVTKEYEELLLKIIEKDPVEYGYEFGRWTAARCATYMEEETGIKLSGSQVRRILERKKYVYLWAKYSLEDKQNPEIRKAFKEKLSEYLRITNVAPERLQVWFWDESGFSLRVIRRKNWGKKGTRRKITGQRRRGRVNIMGGLRYHDKKRINFVIKKGNADVFYEQLKSLNNFLLQEWVEQGNLIDNFNDCSAKIVIILDNASFHKRKDILAYIKEEMPNIILEFLPPYSPDYNLIELVWHSAKEYIAHRLFESVSQLEDLLNKLLNEGGLIIKWERKIKNKGNAVY, from the coding sequence ATGCCAGCAAAAAATCATCTTTCTGAACAGCAAAAGGAACGGCTATTAAAAACGCTAAAAGAGCATGAAAATCCCTACGTAAGAGAAAAGATTCTGATTTTATTATTAATGAATGATGGAAAAACCTATCACGAGATTAGTAAGTTTTTAGATATTGCATATCCAACAGTAGCATATTGGGCTGTTCACGGAGACCCAGATAATCTAGAAAGTTTTTTAGATGGAAGAAGAGAAGGTAATTTCCGTAAAGTTACCAAAGAATATGAAGAATTGCTATTAAAAATAATTGAAAAAGACCCAGTAGAATATGGATATGAATTTGGTCGATGGACAGCAGCTAGATGTGCAACTTATATGGAAGAGGAAACAGGAATTAAATTAAGTGGCTCTCAAGTTAGGAGAATATTAGAGCGAAAAAAGTACGTTTACCTTTGGGCAAAGTATAGCCTAGAGGATAAACAGAATCCTGAAATACGTAAGGCATTTAAAGAAAAATTATCAGAATATTTAAGAATAACAAATGTTGCACCAGAGCGTTTGCAGGTATGGTTTTGGGATGAAAGCGGATTCAGTTTAAGAGTAATAAGAAGAAAAAATTGGGGTAAAAAAGGTACAAGAAGAAAAATCACAGGGCAAAGGAGAAGAGGAAGAGTAAATATTATGGGAGGGTTACGTTATCACGACAAAAAGAGAATTAATTTTGTGATAAAAAAGGGAAATGCAGATGTATTTTATGAGCAGCTTAAATCTTTGAACAACTTTCTCTTACAGGAATGGGTAGAGCAAGGTAATCTAATTGATAACTTCAATGATTGTTCGGCAAAAATAGTGATTATTCTAGACAATGCTAGCTTTCATAAAAGAAAAGATATTTTAGCTTATATCAAAGAGGAAATGCCAAATATTATCCTGGAATTTCTACCACCTTATAGCCCAGATTATAATTTAATAGAATTGGTTTGGCATTCAGCAAAAGAATATATAGCTCATAGATTGTTTGAGTCAGTATCACAGCTAGAAGATTTGTTAAATAAATTGTTAAATGAAGGAGGCCTTATTATTAAATGGGAGCGCAAGATTAAAAATAAAGGCAATGCCGTTTATTAA
- a CDS encoding TniQ family protein, whose amino-acid sequence MNIYEELWSPKPLEIPQRSRLFCLEPVGMGTPHTESLSSYLNRLAQEHCLTAQKLIMAEIALLILENEDKSKLLQKSVSYLLGNSDAKPAINGMREMTGKLVTVLEELTMRQDLRFLTLLSWKGMIYDKGLFRNYRAWCPCCWEEWRQENKTIYEPLLWSFKDVEFCLIHKQRLREECPHCGSRLPVMARLSPAGFCSRCYGWLGHKIKGEEEIEKYRVNIQGISELIALTPQLGYKPIPIELTRKLQLILLVFEQAIGKDLKLLGDLGGIIESLRIASTTNQSQPYHLVKLIIPVCEKAKISVSQLFGSHFQELGKVLFGNFSLELKL is encoded by the coding sequence ATGAATATTTATGAGGAACTTTGGAGTCCAAAACCTCTAGAAATCCCTCAACGGAGTCGCTTATTTTGTCTTGAACCTGTGGGTATGGGAACTCCCCATACAGAAAGTCTCAGCAGTTATCTTAATCGTTTGGCACAGGAGCATTGTTTAACTGCCCAGAAGCTTATTATGGCGGAAATTGCACTACTTATTTTGGAAAATGAGGATAAATCGAAGTTACTGCAAAAGAGTGTCAGCTATTTATTAGGAAATAGCGATGCTAAACCGGCTATCAACGGAATGCGAGAAATGACAGGGAAGTTAGTCACTGTCTTAGAAGAGCTAACAATGCGTCAGGATTTACGCTTTTTGACCCTTTTAAGCTGGAAAGGCATGATTTATGACAAGGGGTTATTTCGGAACTATCGCGCTTGGTGCCCTTGTTGTTGGGAAGAGTGGAGGCAGGAGAATAAAACTATTTATGAACCATTATTATGGTCATTTAAGGATGTAGAATTTTGTTTGATTCACAAACAGCGATTAAGAGAAGAATGTCCTCACTGTGGTTCGCGTTTACCTGTAATGGCTAGGCTTTCACCTGCGGGATTTTGTTCTCGTTGTTACGGGTGGTTAGGACACAAAATTAAAGGCGAAGAGGAAATAGAGAAATATCGAGTTAATATTCAAGGAATTAGTGAATTAATTGCACTTACTCCCCAATTAGGTTATAAACCCATCCCGATCGAGTTAACCCGAAAATTACAATTGATTTTGTTAGTGTTTGAACAAGCAATTGGAAAGGATTTGAAGTTATTGGGAGATTTAGGGGGAATTATAGAATCTTTGAGGATAGCCTCAACAACAAATCAAAGTCAACCTTATCATTTGGTGAAGTTGATTATTCCTGTGTGTGAGAAGGCGAAAATTAGTGTATCCCAGTTGTTTGGGTCACATTTTCAGGAATTGGGCAAGGTATTGTTCGGTAATTTTAGTCTGGAATTAAAGTTGTAG
- a CDS encoding ATP-binding protein produces MVTNRRFPQEILQAPTDNKLKYFKDVIVPHRNIKLVLEQLLKNAIEPDDALVYLVFGVTGVGKSRLKAEFEKRLLKHFADEIISNPGSLVVGGIEVDGAEGGKFNYSNYYIQVLESLKEVLIDYKENYGVDLENYNSDNLIGDHEGRNAKALRRTMQKVFLYRQLKAYTLDEAQHLFDVAGGRQINVQMNWLKSLANKTQTVHVLFGTYELLKCQEVNGQVGRRSEDYYLSPYYLTKSEDQQEFIKVIKTLQQYLTVENEPQLEEHWEYFMEYSIGCVGILKSWWYRALKNALDEGAKTVRMKDFKARELSAGRRKTIQKELKEGEDRLAFLYKNEEKVEKSESINSQAVKKGRKVGERKVGRDLVGVNQEG; encoded by the coding sequence ATGGTTACAAATCGTCGTTTCCCTCAAGAAATTTTACAAGCACCAACTGATAATAAACTTAAGTATTTTAAAGATGTAATTGTTCCTCATCGCAATATTAAACTGGTTCTAGAGCAGCTACTAAAAAATGCTATAGAACCGGATGATGCTTTAGTTTATTTGGTGTTTGGGGTAACAGGGGTAGGAAAATCACGATTAAAAGCAGAATTTGAAAAACGATTGCTTAAACATTTTGCAGACGAAATTATTTCTAATCCAGGAAGTTTAGTGGTAGGAGGAATCGAGGTAGATGGTGCTGAAGGAGGAAAGTTTAACTATTCTAATTACTATATTCAAGTTTTGGAATCTTTGAAGGAAGTTTTAATCGATTATAAAGAGAATTATGGAGTTGATTTAGAGAATTACAACTCAGATAACCTAATAGGAGATCATGAAGGAAGAAACGCTAAAGCTTTGCGTCGAACAATGCAAAAGGTTTTTCTATACCGTCAATTAAAAGCTTATACCTTAGATGAAGCACAGCACTTATTTGATGTTGCGGGAGGAAGACAAATAAATGTTCAAATGAACTGGCTTAAATCACTGGCTAATAAAACTCAAACGGTTCATGTTTTATTTGGAACTTATGAACTTTTAAAATGTCAAGAAGTCAATGGTCAAGTGGGAAGAAGAAGTGAAGATTATTATTTATCTCCCTACTATCTGACTAAATCAGAAGATCAACAAGAATTTATTAAGGTAATTAAGACTTTACAACAGTATTTGACAGTTGAAAATGAACCACAGTTAGAGGAACATTGGGAATATTTTATGGAATACTCAATAGGATGTGTGGGTATTCTTAAAAGTTGGTGGTATCGCGCTCTCAAAAATGCGTTAGACGAGGGGGCTAAAACAGTGAGAATGAAAGATTTTAAAGCAAGGGAATTATCAGCAGGAAGACGAAAAACAATTCAAAAAGAGTTAAAAGAAGGAGAAGACCGTTTAGCTTTTCTATATAAGAACGAGGAAAAAGTTGAAAAGTCTGAATCTATCAATTCTCAAGCAGTGAAAAAAGGTAGAAAAGTTGGGGAACGTAAGGTAGGGAGAGACTTAGTAGGAGTTAATCAAGAGGGATGA